Proteins encoded by one window of Panicum virgatum strain AP13 chromosome 7N, P.virgatum_v5, whole genome shotgun sequence:
- the LOC120681998 gene encoding succinate dehydrogenase subunit 3-1, mitochondrial-like, whose product MGWLQTLEAQNGLGPFISAVQAHKPVHSCVSISSHRPSAPLASKNTPPPTTAAGDSLVRHQAMDKYNNNTRFAPLRDAPFSLRGAIGGSNSNLEQARGYTSLPLAALQPNVSAPGSRAMHTSRPMAAPVANRPLSPHLPLKKPQFSATFSISHRIFGVALGVAIISVPLATKFSLMFGV is encoded by the exons ATGGGCTGGCTGCAAACGCTGGAAGCTCAAAATGGGCTCGGCCCATTTATCTCTGCAGTTCAGGCCCATAAACCCGTCCACTCCTGCGTCTCCATCTCCAGCCATCGCCCATCGGCGCCCCTCGCATCAAAAAACactccgccgccgaccaccgctGCCGGAGATTCCCTCGTCCGGCACCAAG CCATGGACAAGTATAACAACAACACTCGGTTTGCACCCTTGAGAGATGCTCCATTTTCTCTCCGTG GTGCTATTGGTGGCTCGAACTCAAATCTTGAGCAAGCCAGAGGCTACACATCTTTGCCTCTAGCAGCCCTGCAACCAAATGTGTCTGCACCTGGAAGCCGAGCCATGCACACAAGCCGCCCCATGGCAGCTCCTGTTGCAAACCGCCCATTGTCACCCCACCTCCCGCTGAAGAAGCCACAGTTCAGTGCTACGTTCTCAATCTCGCACCGTATTTTCGGTGTCGCGTTGGGAGTTGCCATCATATCCGTCCCTCTTGCCACCAAGTTCAGCCTGATGTTTGGTGTTTGA